In Musa acuminata AAA Group cultivar baxijiao chromosome BXJ2-3, Cavendish_Baxijiao_AAA, whole genome shotgun sequence, the following proteins share a genomic window:
- the LOC135607184 gene encoding abscisic acid receptor PYL4-like encodes MPSIPPPKPSTQFQMVTAAERCTAHALPEAVARHHEHAAGPKQCCSAVVQAVAAPVGAVWSVVRRFDEPQAYKHFVKSCRVVGGNGGVGTLREVRVVSGLPAATSTERLEVLDDEHHVLSFRVVGGDHRLANYRSVTTLHPAAGGGGGTEVVESYVVDVPPGNTREDTRVFVDTIVKCNLQSLARTAEALHRRHVAAAPTATP; translated from the coding sequence ATGCCTTCCATTCCTCCTCCCAAGCCGTCCACCCAATTCCAAATGGTGACCGCCGCGGAGCGGTGCACGGCGCACGCGCTGCCGGAGGCGGTGGCGAGGCACCACGAGCACGCGGCGGGACCGAAGCAGTGCTGCTCGGCGGTAGTGCAGGCGGTGGCGGCGCCGGTTGGCGCGGTGTGGTCGGTGGTGCGGCGCTTCGACGAGCCGCAGGCCTACAAGCACTTCGTGAAGAGCTGCCGCGTCGTGGGCGGCAACGGCGGGGTGGGCACGCTCCGGGAGGTGCGCGTCGTGTCGGGCCTGCCGGCGGCGACCAGCACCGAGCGGCTCGAGGTCCTGGACGACGAGCACCACGTGCTCAGCTTCCGGGTGGTCGGCGGCGACCACCGCCTCGCCAACTACCGGTCCGTCACCACGCTTCACCCCGCagcgggcggcggcggcggcactgAGGTCGTGGAGTCGTACGTGGTGGACGTGCCGCCGGGCAACACCAGGGAGGACACGCGCGTGTTCGTCGACACCATCGTCAAGTGCAACCTCCAATCCCTGGCGCGCACCGCCGAAGCCCTTCACCGGCGCCACGTCGCCGCGGCGCCGACGGCGACCCCGTGA